One Salvia splendens isolate huo1 chromosome 12, SspV2, whole genome shotgun sequence genomic window carries:
- the LOC121757015 gene encoding small ubiquitin-related modifier 2-like — MSTPGEEDKKPGGDQAGHINLKVKGQDGNEVFFRIKRSTQLKKLMNAYCDRQSVDFSSIAFLFDGRRLRVEQTPDELEMEDGDEIDAMLHQTGGAFS; from the exons ATGTCTACTCCCGGTGAGGAAGATAAGAAGCCCGGTGGTGATCAAGCCGGACACATCAATCTCAAAGTCAAAGGCCAG GATGGAAATGAGGTATTTTTCAGAATCAAACGAAGCACGCAGCTGAAGAAGCTTATGAATGCTTATTGTGACAGGCAATCAGTAGATTTTAGCTCCATTGCCTTTCTGTTTGATGGGCGTCGCCTCCGGGTCGAGCAGACTCCGGATGAg CTGGAGATGGAGGATGGTGATGAGATAGACGCAATGTTACACCAGACTGGAGGTGCATTTTCTTAG
- the LOC121759392 gene encoding small ubiquitin-related modifier 2-like translates to MSTPGEEDKKPGGDQAGHINLKVKGQDGNEVFFRIKRSTQLKKLMNAYCDRQSVEFSSIAFLFDGRRLRAEQTPDELEMEDGDEIDAMLHQTGGAFA, encoded by the exons atgtCGACTCCCGGTGAGGAAGATAAGAAGCCCGGTGGTGATCAAGCTGGACACATCAATCTGAAAGTCAAAGGCCAG GATGGAAATGAGGTGTTTTTCAGAATCAAACGAAGCACGCAGCTAAAGAAGCTTATGAATGCTTATTGTGATCGGCAATCAGTGGAATTTAGCTCCATTGCCTTTCTGTTTGATGGGCGTCGCCTCCGGGCAGAGCAGACCCCTGATGAG CTGGAGATGGAGGATGGTGATGAGATAGACGCCATGTTACACCAAACCGGAGGTGCATTTGCCTAG